CGTCATGGACTCAAGAGACCATCCGTGGATCGCGCTGTTCAACACGAACATGATCGCGACGGTGGACCCTGAGACGTTCGAGCTCGAGACCTTCGAACTGCCGGAGAATGCGCGGCCACGCCGCATCGCGATCACTTCGGACGACGTGCTCTGGTACGGCGACTGGACGCGCGGCACGCTCGGCCGCCTCGACCCCGCGACCGGTGATGTACAAGAGTTCCCGCTCCCGGGCGGGGAAAGTTCGCGTCCCTACGCCGTGGTCGCGGACGACTCCGACCGCATCTGGCTGGTCGAGACCGGTCCCAGACCGAACAACTTCGTGGGCTTCGATCCGATGACGGGCGAGATCTTCAGCCAAACGCTCCTCGAGAGCGGCGGCGGCTCGATCCGTCACATGTACTTCGACGCTGAGACCAACTCCATCTGGTTCGGTACCGACACGAATACGGTGGGACAGGCCAAGCTTCCGCCGCGGAGGCGCATCGTCTCGTACTGATGCGTCTGCGCTTCGTGGTTCCAGCCGTGATGAGAACGGGCCTCGCGGTTGCTGTCGCGGCGGCCACGACCCTCACGGCCGAAGCGGCCGCGCAGGACATCGAGTACCCGGCGTCATTCGACCGACTGCTCCAGGATCTTTCCGTGCTCGCGCACGACTCCATGGAGGGACGAGCCTCGGGGACGCCAGGCAGCGCGCGCGCGAGGGTCTTCCTGATCGAGTCGCTGAAGTCCATCGGGGCAGCACCGATCGGCGAGAGCTACGAGCACGGCTTCGAGACCGCCAACGCACGCGCGGTGAACATCATCGCGACCGTGCCGGGTCGAGACGCGACGAAACGGTACATCGTGCTCACAGCCCACTACGATCACCAAGGCGTGCGAGGCGGCGTCGTTTTCAACGGAGCCGATGACAACGCCTCAGGGGTCGCCGCGGCGCTCGCGATCGCACGCGACGTAGTGGCGAGTCCGCTCGGCGCTACACTCGTGATCGCGCTGGTCGATGCCGAGGAGGAAGGATTGCTCGGGGCGAAAGAGTTCGTGGCACAACCTCCGATCCCTCTCGGGCAGATCGTGCTGAACGTCAATCTCGACATGGTCGCCCGCACAGCGGGCCTGCTCTGGGCAGTGGGCGCGCACCACACGCCTGCGCTTCGACCTGTGATCGAGGAGGCGACGGCGAACGCCCCCGTGACCGTGAGGCAGGGACACGACCGCCCGGGCGCCCCGGAGGGCGCGAACTGGACCAACTCGTCGGACCACGCGCCCTTCCACCAAGCCGGAATCCCCTTCGTGTACTTCGGAGTCGAGGACCACGCCGACTATCACCGTCCCACTGACGACTTCGAAAACATAGACCCCGTCGAGTACGTCGCGTCGGTCCGGACGATTCTGACCGTGATGCGCGCGCTGGACGAGGCCCTCCGATGAGCGAGGCGAAGCCGCGGTTCAGCATTCCCCATCCTCTCGTTCTGCTCGCTGGCTGCGTGATCCTGGCGGCGGCGGCGAGTTACGTCTTGCCCGCGGGCCAGTTCGACCGGTCCGAAGACGAGGCGACCGGCCGCTCGGTCGTGGTCGCGGGCACGTACCACGCAGTCGAGCGCGCCCCCGTCAACCTCTTCGATGCGATGGTCGCGCTACCCCGTGGCATGGCCGAAGCCGCCGAGGTGATCTTCCTGGTGTTCCTCATCGGTGGGGCATTCACCGTGGTCGACGAGACCGGTGCGCTCCGGCGGGGCGTCACGTCGCTGGTGCGCACGCTGAGAGGTCGCGACCTACTGGTCATCCCCATCGTCTCGATCTTCTTCGCCACAGGAGGTGTGGTGGAGAACATGCAGGAGGAGATCATCCCGCTGATCCCCGTTCTGCTCATTCTGACCCGCACAGTCGGCTTTACACCGCTCGTCGCGGTCGCGATGAGCGCCGGTGCGGCATTCGTGGGATCGGCGTTCAGCCCCATCAACCCTTTCCAGGTCCAGATCGCACAGAAGCTGGCAGAGCTTCCGCTCGGCTCGGGGGGACTCTTCCGCGGGGTCTTCCTGATCCTGGCGCTCGCGCTTTGGATCGGCATGACGATGCGCTACGCATCACGGAAACGGCGGGAGCCGGAAGTCGTCGAGGATTCGAGCGACGCCGGGATCGGAGGCAAAGACTGGGTGATCTTCGGGCTCATCGCCGTGACGTTCGCAGTGATCGTGATAGGCCTCCTGCCGCGTTGGGGCTGGGACTTCAACGAGATGTCTGCCGCCTTCTTCATCATGGGCGTGGTGATCGGCCTACTCGCGGGCATGGGCCTGACCGGCACCGCCGAAGCGTACGTGCGGGGCTTTCGAAGCATGGCATACGCCGCACTGCTCATAGGCTTCGCGCGCGCGATTTTCGTCGTGCTCGAAGACGGCCACATCGTCGACACGATCGTGCACGCCATGTTCACGCCGCTCGAGGGACTGCCGCTGATCGCCTCGAGCCTGGGAATGATCGTCGCCCAAACCGCGATCCACGTGCCCGTGCCGAGCGTGAGCGGCCAGGCTGTCCTCACCATGCCCGTCCTCATTCCGCTCTCTGATCTACTCGGTCTCTCACGGCAGGTCGTCGTGCTCGCGTATCAGTACGGGGCAGGCCTTTGTGACATCATCACACCGACCAATGGGGCGCTGCTGGCGATGCTCGCTGCGGCAGGAGTGCGCTACGAGGAGTGGATCAAGTTCGCGATGCCGCTCTACTTGGCACTCGTAGCGCTTGGAGCACTCTCCATCGCGATCGCCATCGCGATCGGGCTGGCTTGAGCCAGCGGGGCACCCCCCCTTCCGATCACCCTCCTAGGCCCGGCGCCCGGGAAAAGCTGCACAAAAACGTCTGGGTCGCGACCGGGACGAGCTTCCTCACGGACGTCTCGAGCGAGATGCTCGTCAACGTCCTGCCGCTCTTCCTCGCGAACGTTCTCGGAGTTCGCATCTGGACGGTCGGGGTCATCTACGGTCTTGCCGACACCGCCTCCAGCGTTCTCAAGCTCTACTCGGGATGGCTCTCCGATCGGCTGCGCGCCAGGAAGTGGCTGGCGGTCGCCGGATATGCAACCTCCGCGATTTCCAGGCCGTTCCTCTACTTCGCTTCCACATGGGGCGCGGTCGCGGCAATCCGTTTCGTGGACCGCGTCGGCAAGGGGATCCGCACCGCACCGCGGGATGCCCTGCTGGCAGACTCCACCCCACCGGAGCGTCGGGGCTTGGCGTTCGGTCTACACCGCGCAGGCGATAGCGCGGGAGCGGTCGTCGGCCTGCTGGTCACGATCTGGGTCGTAGCAAATGCCCAGGGAGCCAATCCGATGCTGTCCGAAGGGACGTTCAGGACTCTCGTGCTGTGGAGCCTAGTCCCCGCGTTCCTGGCTGTCGTCGTGTTGGCCGTGGGCGCGCGGGACGTTGCCTTGCCGAGGGAGCGTGCACGTGCTGGGCCCCGGATCCGCATCCGCGGGCTCGGGAGGGGCTTTGCAGCGTTCGCCGCATGCTCGGTTCTGTTCGAGCTCGGGAATTCCGCGGACGCGTTCCTCGTGCTACGAGCGCAGGAGCGCGGGCTCTCCGTCCTGGGTGTGCTGTGGATTCTCGTGGCGTTCAACGTCGTGTACACGACCATCTCCGGTCCGGCCGGCTCACTCGCTGATCGAGTACCGCGGAAGTGGGTCCTCTTCGGCGGATGGCTCGTCTACGCCATGGTGTACCTGGGCTTCGCTGCCGCGCGCACCCCCACACATATCGCCGTCCTCTACACCGTGTACGGGGCGTACCACGGGCTGGTCTCCGGGGCCGCCAAGGCGCTGATCGCAGACCTCGTGCCTCCTGAGCTACGGGGGACCGCGTACGGAAGCTACGCCGCGGTGGTCGGCCTCATCAGCCTCCCGGCCTCATTGCTGGCGGGCGTGCTGTGGCAAGGCGTCGGGCCTTGGAGCGGCTTCGGCGCCGCGGCGCCTTTCGCGTTCGGCGCCGCCACCGCGGGCCTCGCCGCCATCCTACTCGTGTGGACCGTTCCCAGCCGACGATGAAGCAAGCACCGATCCCCGTTGTCGCGGCGGTAGTCCGGCGGGGCGGCCGCTATCTGGTCGGACGTCGGCCCGCGCACAAGCGACATGGCGGCCTGTGGGAATTCCCCGGAGGGAAAGTCGACGCCGGAGAGTCGATGTTGGAAGCCGCGAGACGCGAGCTCGCCGAAGAATTGTCGGTCTCGACGAACGGCATCGGACGGACGCTCTTCTCCTCTCGCGACGGCGACACCCCCTTCGAGATCCACTTCGTGGAGGTCGAGATCGAGGGCGAGCCAGTCCCACACGAGCACTCAGAGGTGGCGTGGTTCACACCGTCGGAGCTCGGAAGGTTACCGCTCGCCCCGGCCGACGCGGCGTTCGTCAGAGAGCTCAACAGAGGGGACTGACGCTTCCAACGCCCTCAGCAGATCGGCGGACCGCGCCTTCGGGATCTCACTCTTCAGCCCGTCGACGGTAGCGGCTCCCCGGCCTACGAGGTCTCCGTCGTAGCGCAGCGCCACAGGACCACGGAGTTCTTGCTCGAAGTCGATCGCCTCACGGAGTGCAAGCCGGAGCATCCGCTCGTGATCGATGTCGAAGGCTCGCTCCCGCACCGAGTCTCCGAGCCATCGCAGAAGATCGTTCGTCGGGCGTGGCCGATCCCTCGAGTCGAAATCGACCGCTCGGAAGCCGACCGAGATCGGCCGCCAGGCTCCCTCTCGCCACGGACCTTCTCGCCAGGCGTCGAGCGGCCACTCGCCCAGCGAGTGCAACCATAAACGGCCGCCACGCTGGATCCACGCGAGGTCGACGAGCTCGCCTCGATCGACGCCGAACCGCTGCTCGAGGTCCTCGCATGCCGTCCGGACATGGTGCGCAGGATCGAGGCCGTCTCCCGGGAAACTCGCCGGCACCGGAGTCCACCCGTCATCGAAGGATCCGTCGGCTGTGGTGGAGCCATCGTCCAGCCGGCGCAGCTTCGCCAGGAAGAGTCCACCGGAGTCGAAGTGGTGCGGATAGATCCGCGCTGCACCCTCCAACCGGGCGTCGTAGCGGGCTCCGGCGAACGACGTGAGTCCGGGCGCGTGTGGTACCGGAAGCGTGATCGGCTCGACCTCCACGGGCTGGCTCTTCAGGACTTCGTCGACGACGGCCTCATTCTCCTCGGGAGCGAAGGTGCACGTCGCGTAGAGGACCGTGCCGCCCGGGCGAACCAGTCGGATCGCCTTCTCGAGGAGGGCCCGTTGAGCCGCCCTCACGTAGCGGCCAAAAGAGGCCGACTGCCGGGGCGCCTTGCCGCCGCTGCGCCGGAGGGTGCCTTCCCCCGAGCATGGAGCGTCGACGAGGACACGGTCGAAGAGCGGCCCTTCGGGGAAGTCACGGCCATCGCTCGCGACCACGAACACGTTCGGATGACCGAGTCGATAGACGTTGCCGAGAAGACCGCGGATCCGGTTCTCGCTGATCTCCGACGCCACGAGACACCCCCTGTCCTGCATCAGATCGGCGGCATGCGTGGTCTTGCCTCCCGGCGCCGAGCAAAGGTCGAGCACGCGCTCACCGGGCTGGGGGTTCAGCACTGGCGCCGCGACACCGGTCGAAGCTTGCTGCACGTAGAAGAGCCCGAGCCAGTGCTCCAGCGTCAGAGAGACCGGTCCCGGTCCGGATTCGACTTCGAAAAAGTGTGGAAGCCCCTCTTTCGGTCGCAGCACGAAGCCGCGACCCGCCAACCGATCGAGCAACGCATCGGGGCTGATCCGGCCGGTGCGTACGCGCAGCACCGTCGGCTCGGGGCGCTCCACGGCGGCCGCGAAGTCGGCCCAGTCAGAGATGATCTCGCGGTACCGCTCGAGGTCTACGGTCTGCGCGCGCTCCAGACGCACACGGCCCCGTCCGCGGCCTCGCCTAGAGCGAGAGACCGCCCTCGTCTCCCTCGTCTCCCTCTGCTTCCTCACGGACGAGCGTCAGGATCGCGGCCTGCGGCACGACCAAGTAGTGATCGCCGTCGAATGTGATCTCCACGGCCGCGCGTCGGAAGAAGATCGCGTAGTCCCCGATCTGTGCCTGCACCGGCAGGTAGCGCGGCTCCGGCGCCCCGATCTTCCAGGGCTCGTCATCGAGCTCGGTGGGGGCGGAAAGCGCATTACCTGGACCCGTCGCGGCAACGGTACCGCCCTGCACCGCCTGGTTGTCCACAGCGGTGGCGGGAAGATACAATCCGACTTTCGTTCGGTCCTCACCCTCTTCGGGCTGAATGAGAACCCTATCGCCGACGACGATCAGCCTCTTCTTCTTCTTCCGTTCCGACATCATCATCCTCAGAAAGCGTGGGGACGAAGGCCGCGACAACGAGCCGGCCCGGCATGCGAGTTGAAAGGTCGGGATCGGAGGGCGCCGCCTCAAGGGGCTTAGCAGCCCGTGGTAGAAGTACAGTGGGCCGCGCGCAGGGGTCTCGCGAGACCTGGAGTAGGCACGACGACGAGTCGTAGTTGTTCGGGCACCGCCGCCGAAGGCGGTGGTCCGAGGAGGAGAAACGACCTCCAGGGCCGCGACCCCCCTGCGCCCGACACCGAGTGTGACATACCTACCGGTTCGTGGGTTACGGTGGCACGGCCCCATCTCCGTCGTTGGAGCGCCTAGCCGTAGCGACGGCTATGGCGTCGTCGCCCCGCGACCCACGCTACGCGCGGGTGCCCTCTGGAGCCGTGGCACCCGGGGACCCGTGCGTAGCACGGGTGGCGGCCCGCTGTACTTCTACTACGGGCTGCTAGCGAGTGGGTCGGTGCTTCCTCATCTTGATGCGCGCCTCGCGCGCCCGGGAAGCGACCCCTCCCGCCGTCACCGCGAGCAAGCGATCAACCGAGAACGACTCGACCGCCAGCGACCCCATCGCCACGGCGTGTCTGAGTGCCTCGTCCATCGCGGTGGGGGCAGGCCAATCGCGCGCGAGCGTCGCGACGAGACCACCCCCGAAGGCGTCGCCGGCGCCCGTCGGATCCTTCACCTCCCGAGGTCGCGGGGCCGACACGGCGATCGCGCGATCGTGGCCAAACGCAATCGCGCCCTGGTCGCCGCGCTTCACAACGACCCACGAGCAGCCTTCTTCCAGGATCGGCCGAATACCGGCGGCTTGATCTCCGTCGCCCAACAGCAGCGCCTCTTCCTCGTTCAGTAGCAGGACATCGGCGCTGCGCGTCAGCAGACGCAGGTCGTCACTCCGATCCCGAATCCAATGCGTCATCGTGTCGAGCACGACGAGCGCGGGTGCGCCTGCATTGGCAAGCACCGATGCCTGGATCGATGGGTCGGTGCTCCCCAAGAAAAGGGCGGCCGGCCCCTTCCGGTCCCCCGGAACCTCGGGGGTCTCGGCGAGAGCCGTTTCGCGATTGGTGGACAACGTCTCCCGGTTCCCGTCCGGACCGTACCGGACGTGCCAGCGGAACGTCTCACCAGTGTGGCGCGACAGTCCGCCGACGTCGATACCGGCTTCGCTCAAGCGCGTGAGAAAGCGTTCGGGAAAGTCCTCGCCCACGACGCCGACGATCGCCACATCAGCCAAAACACGAGCGGCCGCGGCGAAGTACGGGGCGGACCCTCCGAGAACGTCGTGGGCCACTTCCCCGGCGGACTCGACCGTGTCGAGCGACACGGTACCTACGCCTAGGACGGAAGGCCGCTTCTGGATCACACGAGCATCCCGGCGAACGCCGCCGTGAGCAGAGCCGCCAGCAGGCCGGCGAACATCGCCTTCACGCCCAGCTTCGCGAGGTCGTGTCGTCGTTCTGGCGCGATCTCTCCGACGCCCGCGACCGTCATCGCCACAGAGCCGAAGTTGGCGAACGTCGCGAGCGCGTAAATGGCGATGATGAGCGACCGCTCGTCGAGCGCCGCACCCGCGGCGAGCACCGCCTCCAGTTGCACGAAAGCAACGAACTCGTTGAGCACGAGGTCCACCCCGATCATCTGACCCACCAACCCTGCGTCCGACCACGGCACGCCGAGCATCCACGCCACGGGGGCGAACAGCGACCCGAGCATGCCGTCGATGGTGAGGCTCTCGAAGCCGGCCAGCCCCCCCGCCCAGCCCACGACCCCGTTCGCCAATGCGATCAACGCGACGAAAGCGATCAGCATCGCAGCCACGACCAGCGCGAGCCGCAGCCCCTCCGCGGCCCCGCGCGCCGCTGCGTCGATCACGTTCACATCCGGCCTTTGCGGCTCGATGTCAAGCGTGTCGGAGGTCGCGGGTTCCCCGGTCTCGGGAACGAGCAGCTTAGCCATCACCAAGGCGCCAGGCGCCGACATGATCGAGGCGGCGATCAAATGTCCCGCGGCTTCGGGCTGATACGGGAGCATCATTCCCGCGTACGCGGCGAGGACGCCTCCGCTGATGGTTGCCATTCCCGCGGTCATGATCGCCATGAGCTCCGACTCCGTCATCTTCGCGATGAACGGCTTGATGACGAGCGGAGACTCCATGAGGCCCACGAAGATGTTCGACGCGGTACAAAGCGTTTCGGCGCCCGACGTACGCATGGTCCGCTGCATCACCCACGCAGCACCCCGTACGACCACTTGCATGATGCCGAGGTGGTACAACACCGTCATGAGGCACGCGACGAAGATGATGTTCGGGAAGATGCGGAAAGCGAAGAATGCCCCGGTTCGTGCCACCGCACCCGGCGTCGCGGTGAAGTTCTGGTTCGCGTCGAGGGTTCCTATGGGGACGTTGTCCGAGACGAGGTTCCCGAAAACGAACCGCCCCCCCTGCTCCGCGTAGCCGAGCACCGCGCGCACGAGACCGTTCATCCATTCAAAGAACGTCACGCCGAGCGGTGTTTGCAGCACCAATACCGCGAACGCGAGCTGCAGCCCGAGCCCCCACCCAACGACACGCCACGAGATTCTGGCCCGATCGGTGGAAAGGGACCAAGCGATGGCGATCAGCAATATGGCACCGACCAGCGCGCGCAGGCGCGCAGGCGTCGCCGCCGCGAAAGAAGGATCCTGAAAGAGAAGCGCGAGGCCGCTCACCGGCCGCCGAGCTTCTCCGTCGCCACCCCGTTGGCCCCAGACCCCGAGAAGAGGAGAGCGGTGAGCTGCGGCCCCTCGTCCTGGAGTCGGATCACCGCCGTGTAGTAACCGGTCAACACCTGGTCGCCCGCCGGTAGTGTGTAGCGCCCCATGCAGAAGCTGATGCGCTCGCTGACGTCGAAGTCGAGGATGCTCATGTTGAGGTCGCCGACCGCCGGCAGCAACCGCTCGAGCGAGTACGCCGCGTTCGTCTTCCCGACCACGGGCACATCCCACGGCAGGCGGACGACGGCACCCGGAGCGAGCATCGATACTGCGCTCTCGAAGTCATCGTTGTTCCACGCGTACCGAAACTCTGACAGATAACTGTTCGCGGACAAGTACGCGTCGACCATCCACTCAGCGCGCTCGTCTTGACCGTTGAGGGCACGCTCCCCGTAGCGCGCTCGAATCGAGTCCAACGTCAGGTGCGGGGGCTCCGGGGAGAGCAGATCACGCCGTGTCGGGACACCCGAACCCCCGAACGCCAAGTACATCTTCGACCGGATCTGCCAAGTGAAGTGGTCGCGTTTCGCGATGGTGACGTGAACGCCGCGGTGATCGCCTGCGGGCTGGGACGAATCCGTCTCGTAGCGCCCGTAGATGAACGCCATGAGCCCCGACACGGCAAACTCATCCCTCCACGTCTCGATCCCAGAGATCTGTGGCAGCTGCCAGTCGGCGTACGCAAGCACGGCGTTCCGGCCCTGAAGGAGCTGGCCATCCGGCGTGACGAGCGTCACGTCTTCGGAGTATAGGTCAGGCAGGTACTCGCGGTTGTCCCGTTGCCACACTTCGCTGAAGCGCAGCATCAGTGAGTCCGTGCCCTGCAGCGCGTTCGCGCGGAACTCGAGCTTGTACGCGGCGAGCGCGCGCCCATCCCCCCCGGGAAGCGCACTGGAGAGTCCCGTAGTGCCTTGCGTGAGGTCTGAGGTGTTTGCACCGGCACACGCGGCCAGAGCCGCGAGGAGGGTCGGGGACAACACCGCGAGGAATCGTCGCGCTGGAATTCGATGCAAGGCAGGAAGTCTCCTTCGGGAAGGGCGGACCGTTGCGCTCGCGAGTCTAGACACCCGCGTCGCGAGGATAGCTGACTCTCACGTCCCCGTCGGAGGCCAAACAACGTAGGGGACGGGATCCTCCTCAGGAACCGCGTAGTGCGCCCTCACGAATCCAACTCCAGAATGAGCGCGTTCGCCCCGCGTAAGCGAGCTCCAAGGACGCGACCAATCGTGGCCTGGAGCTTCACTGCGATCACCGGGTGGTCGGCGCTGAGCTCCAAGAAGGATTCATGCGACAGCTCGAACAGTTCGAGCGGCTCGCTAGCCTGAACCGCCGCCGCGCGCGGCAAGCCGTCGAGAAGCGCCATCTCCCCGAAGATCGTACCCTGCGCGAACGTGGCCAGGCGGCGACGGCGGCCCTCTCCTGGGATCGGTATCGACACGTCCACGCTACCCCGCGAGAGCAGATACATGGACCGCCCCGTCTCACCTTCATAGAAGACGAAGTCGCCGGCGTCGAAGTGGCGCGACTCGAGGAAACGGACGAGGATCTCACACTCCTCCTGGTCCATGCCCCACGACTCGCCGAAGTCCGCGAGCGTCCAGCCGCCGGGGCGTTCCTCTCCAGCTCCGATTTTCATCAAAAGCCCCTCCTCGAAGTACTCCAGCGCTTCGTCCGTGCTCTCGAACAGGCGAGCCTCGGGAACACCGTTCAGGAGGAGGTCCTCTGCGATCTCCGCCCTGAGGCCGCCTGAAGTCACGTAGCTGAACGCGAGCGTCGCACCGCGGGAGCGCAGCCGCTGGAAGGTCTGTCCGAGCACCTTGTATCCCGTGGCGTCGACCGTGCGCACGCGCTTCAGGTCGAGCAATACGAACTCGGCACCCTCGTCAGCGAGGTCTTCGGCGCGGGTCGCGAGCGCGTCACAGGAACCGAAGAAGATCGTGCCCTCGAGCTCGATGACCGCGATTCGGTGTCCTTCAGAGCGCAGCAGCTCAGCGAGGTGCTCGGGTCGCTGCTTCGCCGAACGAACCGCGGAACCCAACCGCACGCGGCGGATCGGCGACCGGCTCATCTCGGCTACGAAGACGAGCACCGAGAGCGCAACGCCCGCGCCGACCGCAGCAACCAGGTTGACGAACACGCCGACCGCGACCACGAACGCCATCTGGCCCACGGCCAGGTAGTTGTCCATGACCTGCTCGGCATCGGTCCTCATCGCTTCCTTGATCTGGCCGAGCGTCCAACGGTCGAAGAGCCCGGACGCGATGACCATGATCAGCCCAGCGATCGCAGCTTTGGGGATCAGTGCAAGCGGGCGGGCCAGAACCACCACTAGCAGCAAGACGACGATGGCGTTCACAACGCCGGAGGCGCGAGAGCGGCCGCCGGCGCTGTAGTTCACCGCAGCACGCGCGAGAATGCCGGACGTCGTCAGACCGCCGAAGAAGGCGGCCGCGGCGCTTCCGAGGCCCTGGCCGATGAGCTGGTTGTTCGCGTCGAACCGTCGGTCGGCGATGCTCTGGTAGGTCACGAGCGTGATGAGCGACGAGATGGAATCGAGCACGGCCATCGCGAGCGCCCCACTGAGCACCAGCCCAAGCAGCGTGAAGTTCGCGCTATCCGCCAGCGCGGCGAAGATGCTCCGGGCATACTCGGGTCGCGGAATCGCCGATGGCAGGCTCTCGAATACCGGGCCCAGCCTGGCGCCGGGCATGACCGTCTCGAGCAAATGGTACAGAAGCGTACCCACGAGGAGCGCCACCACCGGCACGATGGCCTTCGGCAAGAACCGCCCACCTTTCCACGCGACAGCCGCGGTCGCGGCCGCCACCGCGGCCGTCGCCGGTTGGATCTGGCCGAGGTCTGCGAAGAGTGAGACGACGCCGTCGTTTACCACGCCGAGAAACGGCCAGAGCTGTCCGTAGATCAGCAGCACCGCGGTCGTATTTCGAATGCCGGCCACAACGGGATACGGCATGAACCTCACCAAGGCACCGACGCGGAAGGCCCCGAGGAGAATCTGGACGCTTCCACTGATGAGCACCGCGCTGAACGCGAGCGCCAACAGCAGATCCACCGACTCGGGCGACGACATGT
This window of the Gemmatimonadota bacterium genome carries:
- a CDS encoding SLC26A/SulP transporter family protein, which encodes MSTRTRNPSVTPGDLSGGIASAVVSITGNVAAGVIAFAPLGPAYTGQGILAGMFSSIVAGLMAALFGSAPGMISGPKATTSMAFAALLSQLIATGRFDMSSPESVDLLLALAFSAVLISGSVQILLGAFRVGALVRFMPYPVVAGIRNTTAVLLIYGQLWPFLGVVNDGVVSLFADLGQIQPATAAVAAATAAVAWKGGRFLPKAIVPVVALLVGTLLYHLLETVMPGARLGPVFESLPSAIPRPEYARSIFAALADSANFTLLGLVLSGALAMAVLDSISSLITLVTYQSIADRRFDANNQLIGQGLGSAAAAFFGGLTTSGILARAAVNYSAGGRSRASGVVNAIVVLLLVVVLARPLALIPKAAIAGLIMVIASGLFDRWTLGQIKEAMRTDAEQVMDNYLAVGQMAFVVAVGVFVNLVAAVGAGVALSVLVFVAEMSRSPIRRVRLGSAVRSAKQRPEHLAELLRSEGHRIAVIELEGTIFFGSCDALATRAEDLADEGAEFVLLDLKRVRTVDATGYKVLGQTFQRLRSRGATLAFSYVTSGGLRAEIAEDLLLNGVPEARLFESTDEALEYFEEGLLMKIGAGEERPGGWTLADFGESWGMDQEECEILVRFLESRHFDAGDFVFYEGETGRSMYLLSRGSVDVSIPIPGEGRRRRLATFAQGTIFGEMALLDGLPRAAAVQASEPLELFELSHESFLELSADHPVIAVKLQATIGRVLGARLRGANALILELDS